In Helicobacter sp. 12S02232-10, the following proteins share a genomic window:
- the plsX gene encoding phosphate acyltransferase PlsX, with amino-acid sequence MLKIVIDAMGADNGVLPIVEGVSKALSSKQFQAVLVGDESAIKPLISKGIADKIEIVHCSDFIRMEESASVAIKRKDSSIYIGTELVKECNADAIVSAGHSGATMSLATLKIGRIHGVSRPAICTLMPSITQNPSMILDAGANTDCKPEYLVDFAIMGYEYAKNVMGYANPKVGLLANGEEDSKGNELTKEAFKILKSYNFFKGNVESNDIFNGSVEVVVCDGFSGNIVLKAAEGVANSIGYILKSEIKSSIWGILGGLLLKGAFANLKKKMDYAEYGGAPLLGVNKTVIISHGKSNARAIECAVYQAIRAIESNVCDKIAQAFINRVEVV; translated from the coding sequence ATGTTAAAAATAGTTATTGATGCTATGGGTGCTGACAATGGTGTTTTGCCTATTGTTGAAGGGGTTTCAAAAGCTTTGTCTTCCAAGCAATTTCAAGCTGTATTGGTTGGAGATGAGAGTGCAATAAAACCTTTGATTTCAAAAGGTATTGCCGATAAAATTGAAATTGTCCATTGTTCTGATTTTATCAGAATGGAAGAGTCGGCTTCTGTTGCTATAAAAAGAAAGGATTCTTCTATTTATATCGGAACTGAACTTGTTAAAGAATGCAATGCAGATGCTATTGTTTCTGCTGGACATAGTGGTGCTACGATGAGTTTAGCCACATTAAAAATCGGTAGAATTCACGGGGTTTCACGCCCCGCCATCTGCACTTTGATGCCTTCAATCACTCAAAATCCAAGTATGATTTTGGATGCGGGTGCCAATACTGATTGTAAGCCTGAATATCTCGTTGATTTTGCAATTATGGGTTATGAGTATGCTAAAAATGTTATGGGTTATGCAAATCCCAAGGTTGGGCTTTTGGCAAATGGAGAAGAAGATTCTAAGGGCAATGAACTCACTAAAGAAGCTTTTAAAATTTTAAAATCGTATAATTTTTTTAAGGGCAATGTCGAAAGCAATGATATCTTTAATGGAAGCGTAGAAGTGGTTGTTTGTGACGGATTTAGTGGAAATATTGTATTGAAGGCTGCAGAAGGGGTTGCAAATTCGATTGGTTATATTTTGAAAAGTGAAATAAAATCTTCGATATGGGGAATTTTGGGCGGCTTGCTTTTGAAAGGTGCATTTGCTAATTTGAAAAAAAAGATGGATTATGCCGAGTATGGTGGTGCTCCTCTTTTGGGCGTAAATAAGACTGTCATCATCAGTCACGGAAAAAGTAACGCAAGGGCTATTGAATGTGCTGTTTATCAAGCAATTAGAGCTATTGAGTCAAATGTTTGTGATAAGATAGCCCAAGCCTTTATTAATAGAGTCGAGGTAGTTTAA
- the ndk gene encoding nucleoside-diphosphate kinase encodes MEQTLSIIKPDAVKKNVIGKIIDRFETEGLRIAAIKKIHLSECEAKAFYHIHKDRPFFGDLVKFMISGPVVAMVLEGKEAVIKNRELMGATNPKEAKPGTIRADFAESIDANAVHGSDSLENAKIEIEFFFSKREIC; translated from the coding sequence ATGGAACAGACACTTTCAATTATCAAGCCCGATGCGGTGAAAAAAAATGTGATTGGAAAAATTATTGATCGATTTGAAACAGAAGGGTTGAGGATTGCTGCGATAAAGAAAATTCATTTGTCAGAATGTGAGGCCAAAGCGTTTTATCATATTCATAAAGACAGACCTTTTTTTGGGGATTTGGTAAAATTTATGATTAGTGGTCCTGTTGTTGCAATGGTTTTGGAAGGCAAAGAAGCTGTAATAAAAAATCGTGAGTTAATGGGAGCTACCAATCCTAAGGAAGCCAAGCCGGGTACGATTCGTGCAGATTTTGCTGAAAGTATCGATGCAAATGCAGTTCATGGCAGCGATAGTTTGGAAAATGCAAAAATTGAAATTGAATTTTTCTTTTCAAAAAGAGAGATTTGCTAG
- a CDS encoding HrcA family transcriptional regulator, with the protein MNRKKDLLLDKIIQKYIHSQEPIGSEALKMSLSIKISSATIRNYFKILSEEGVLMQPHISSGRIPTHLALKNYWRSKLNFKDACLEIDISKFKKACEENGIFGIIKENSFEILQEVTNHNNKFLILSFETDQIVLPFNHSIERFTKELIGLEIQDIKKIAQQVCALSLVKKLDQMVENSQLSYSGIQFIGFLLQHSEFQKLFFEIISGKIFDKLNKGIYFENTIPKGNIAIIQDIKLEKKDAKMFCMGALDRDYTSFYEEIAS; encoded by the coding sequence ATGAATCGTAAAAAAGATTTGCTTTTAGACAAAATCATTCAGAAATACATACACTCTCAAGAACCAATCGGTTCAGAAGCGTTGAAAATGTCTTTGAGCATTAAAATTTCATCAGCAACCATTCGAAATTATTTCAAAATTCTCTCTGAAGAGGGTGTTTTGATGCAGCCTCATATCAGTAGCGGGAGAATACCCACTCACTTGGCGCTCAAAAACTATTGGAGAAGCAAGCTTAATTTTAAAGATGCTTGCCTTGAAATTGATATTTCAAAGTTTAAAAAAGCCTGTGAAGAAAATGGTATTTTTGGGATCATTAAAGAAAATTCTTTTGAGATCCTCCAAGAAGTTACTAATCATAATAATAAGTTTTTGATTTTAAGTTTTGAAACCGATCAAATAGTGCTGCCTTTTAATCATTCAATCGAGAGATTTACGAAAGAACTTATCGGCTTAGAGATTCAAGATATAAAAAAAATTGCCCAACAAGTCTGTGCCCTCAGTCTTGTCAAAAAACTTGACCAAATGGTAGAAAATTCGCAATTGTCCTACTCTGGCATCCAATTTATAGGATTTTTGTTACAACATTCAGAATTTCAAAAATTATTTTTTGAAATCATCAGCGGAAAAATTTTTGACAAACTGAATAAAGGTATCTATTTTGAAAATACTATACCAAAAGGAAATATTGCCATCATCCAAGACATCAAACTTGAAAAAAAAGATGCGAAGATGTTTTGTATGGGGGCATTAGATAGAGACTATACAAGTTTTTATGAAGAAATTGCTTCATAA
- the dnaK gene encoding molecular chaperone DnaK, with translation MAKVIGIDLGTTNSAMAVYEGNEAKIIANKEGKNTTPSIVAFTDKGEILVGESAKRQAITNPQKTIYSIKRIMGLMFNEDKAKEAEKRLPYKIVDRNGACAIEIADKVYTPQEISAKILMKLKEDAEAYLGEEVSEAVITVPAYFNDSQRKATKEAGTIAGLNVLRIINEPTSAALAYGLDKKESEKIMVYDLGGGTFDVTVLETGDNVVEVLATGGDAFLGGDDFDNRIIDWAAKEFKDETGIDIKSDVMALQRLKDAAENAKKELSSAQESEINLPFITADASGPKHLVKKLSRAKFESLIDDLIDETIKKIDFVIKDAGLNKSDISEVVMVGGSTRIPKAQERVKEFIGKDLNKSVNPDEVVAIGAAIQGGVLKGDVKDVLLLDVTPLSLGIETLGGVMTKVIERGTTIPAKKAQVFSTAEDNQPAVSIHVLQGERELAKDNKSLGRFDLTGIPAAPRGVPQIEVTFDIDANGILTVSAKDKASGKSQEIKISGSSGLSDSEIEKMVKDAELHKEEDSKRKEAIEARNQGDSLVYQTEKSLSELKDKLEASEVEKIQKALDELKETLKNENASKEEIEAKVKALTEVSHKLAEAMYAKDNNAQNQNPGANNKKDDDVIDAEVE, from the coding sequence ATGGCAAAAGTAATTGGAATTGACTTAGGAACAACAAACTCCGCAATGGCAGTCTATGAGGGCAATGAAGCTAAAATCATTGCAAACAAAGAAGGTAAAAACACCACTCCTTCTATCGTGGCCTTTACAGATAAAGGCGAAATTTTAGTCGGGGAAAGTGCAAAAAGACAAGCAATCACCAATCCCCAAAAAACCATCTACTCCATTAAGCGAATTATGGGGTTAATGTTCAATGAAGACAAAGCTAAAGAAGCTGAAAAACGTCTTCCTTATAAAATCGTTGATCGAAATGGGGCGTGTGCGATAGAAATTGCTGATAAAGTCTATACCCCTCAAGAAATTTCAGCAAAAATTCTTATGAAACTCAAAGAAGATGCTGAAGCTTATTTGGGTGAAGAAGTGAGTGAAGCAGTCATCACGGTTCCGGCGTATTTTAACGATAGTCAAAGAAAAGCGACAAAAGAAGCTGGCACAATTGCAGGGCTAAACGTCTTACGTATCATTAATGAACCAACTTCTGCTGCTCTTGCTTACGGGCTTGACAAAAAAGAATCCGAAAAGATTATGGTTTATGATTTAGGAGGTGGAACATTTGATGTTACCGTCCTTGAGACTGGGGACAATGTCGTAGAAGTCTTGGCTACCGGAGGAGATGCATTTTTAGGCGGGGATGATTTTGATAACCGCATTATTGATTGGGCAGCCAAAGAATTTAAAGATGAGACAGGCATTGACATCAAATCAGATGTGATGGCACTCCAACGTCTCAAAGATGCAGCTGAAAATGCCAAAAAAGAATTGAGTTCAGCTCAAGAAAGCGAAATTAATCTACCCTTTATCACAGCTGATGCTAGCGGCCCCAAACACTTGGTTAAAAAATTAAGCCGTGCTAAATTTGAAAGCCTCATTGATGATCTCATTGATGAAACAATTAAAAAAATAGACTTTGTCATCAAAGATGCCGGACTCAATAAAAGCGATATTTCTGAAGTCGTGATGGTGGGTGGTTCAACCAGAATCCCCAAAGCTCAAGAAAGAGTCAAAGAGTTTATCGGTAAAGATTTGAATAAATCTGTTAATCCTGATGAAGTTGTCGCCATCGGTGCAGCTATTCAAGGCGGGGTTTTAAAAGGAGATGTTAAAGATGTATTGCTCCTTGATGTTACGCCTTTGAGTTTAGGGATTGAGACCTTAGGGGGAGTAATGACAAAAGTGATTGAAAGAGGCACAACGATCCCAGCTAAAAAAGCGCAAGTCTTCTCAACTGCCGAAGACAATCAACCTGCAGTTTCCATCCACGTATTGCAAGGGGAAAGAGAGCTTGCCAAAGATAATAAATCGCTTGGAAGATTCGACCTTACTGGCATTCCTGCTGCCCCAAGAGGCGTACCTCAAATTGAAGTAACATTTGATATTGATGCCAATGGAATCTTAACCGTTTCAGCCAAAGATAAAGCCAGTGGTAAATCTCAAGAAATCAAAATTTCAGGCTCAAGCGGTTTGAGTGATTCTGAGATAGAAAAAATGGTCAAAGATGCAGAATTACATAAAGAAGAAGATTCTAAACGAAAAGAAGCAATTGAAGCTAGAAATCAAGGGGATTCTTTGGTGTATCAGACTGAAAAAAGCTTAAGCGAACTCAAAGACAAACTCGAAGCAAGCGAAGTGGAAAAAATCCAAAAAGCTCTAGATGAACTTAAAGAGACACTTAAAAATGAAAATGCTTCAAAAGAAGAGATTGAAGCCAAAGTAAAAGCACTCACAGAAGTAAGCCATAAACTTGCTGAAGCGATGTATGCCAAGGATAATAACGCTCAAAATCAAAATCCTGGAGCAAATAATAAAAAAGATGATGATGTCATCGATGCTGAAGTGGAATAA
- the rpmF gene encoding 50S ribosomal protein L32 codes for MAVPDRRVSKTRAAKRRTHYKVKLACPVRDKDGSWKMPHHVNKFSGSYK; via the coding sequence ATGGCAGTACCTGATAGGAGAGTGAGTAAAACAAGAGCAGCAAAACGACGGACCCATTATAAGGTAAAATTAGCTTGTCCGGTTCGTGATAAGGATGGAAGCTGGAAAATGCCTCATCACGTTAATAAATTTAGCGGTTCTTATAAATAA
- the metK gene encoding methionine adenosyltransferase, whose product MKNEFLFTSESVTEGHPDKMADQISDAVLDYIIGRDKNARVACETLVSNGFCVIAGELKTSVYAPMQEIAREVVKSIGYTDALYGFDYRSAAVLNGIGEQSPDINQGVDRVDGEIGAGDQGLMFGYACKETDTLMPLPIWLAHKLTQGLADRRKDGTIPFLRPDGKSQVTVKYVDGKPVGIDTIVISTQHSPEVEQKRLREAVIEEIVYKVLPQEYLNDNIKYHVNPTGQFVIGGPQGDAGLTGRKIIVDTYGGSCPHGGGAFSGKDPSKVDRSAAYAARYVAKNLVASGICERATVQLAYAIGVVEPVSVYVNTHGTSKFDDSKIEACVRKIFRLTPKGIIESLDLLRPIYRSTAAYGHFGRELPEFSWEKLDKVNEIKEFFSIH is encoded by the coding sequence ATGAAAAATGAGTTTCTTTTCACTTCAGAATCTGTAACAGAGGGTCATCCTGATAAAATGGCTGATCAAATCAGTGATGCGGTTTTAGATTATATTATAGGAAGAGATAAAAATGCCAGAGTAGCTTGCGAAACTCTTGTATCGAATGGTTTTTGTGTGATTGCTGGGGAGCTTAAAACATCAGTTTATGCTCCGATGCAAGAAATTGCTAGAGAAGTTGTAAAAAGTATTGGCTATACAGATGCTTTGTATGGCTTTGATTATAGAAGCGCTGCTGTATTAAATGGTATTGGTGAGCAAAGTCCTGACATCAATCAGGGGGTTGATAGGGTTGATGGAGAGATAGGGGCGGGCGATCAAGGATTGATGTTTGGCTATGCGTGTAAGGAAACTGATACGTTAATGCCTTTGCCCATTTGGCTTGCTCATAAACTTACTCAAGGGCTTGCTGACAGAAGAAAAGATGGCACTATTCCATTTTTAAGACCTGATGGAAAATCTCAAGTAACCGTTAAATATGTTGATGGCAAACCGGTTGGAATTGATACAATTGTGATTTCAACGCAACATTCTCCCGAAGTTGAGCAAAAACGTTTGAGAGAAGCAGTCATTGAAGAGATTGTTTATAAGGTTTTGCCTCAAGAATACCTTAATGATAATATTAAGTACCATGTCAATCCTACAGGTCAGTTTGTGATTGGAGGACCGCAAGGGGATGCTGGGCTTACCGGAAGAAAAATTATTGTGGATACTTACGGAGGAAGTTGCCCTCACGGTGGCGGTGCTTTTAGCGGAAAAGACCCAAGCAAGGTTGATAGAAGCGCAGCTTATGCAGCTAGATATGTGGCAAAAAATTTGGTTGCGAGCGGAATTTGTGAAAGGGCAACTGTTCAGCTTGCCTATGCGATTGGTGTGGTTGAGCCTGTTTCTGTTTATGTCAATACCCACGGAACTTCGAAATTTGATGATTCTAAGATAGAGGCTTGCGTTAGAAAAATTTTTCGTTTGACACCTAAGGGTATTATAGAAAGTTTGGATTTACTCAGACCTATCTATAGAAGTACGGCTGCTTATGGGCATTTTGGGAGAGAATTGCCTGAGTTTAGTTGGGAAAAACTTGATAAGGTGAATGAGATAAAAGAATTTTTCAGTATCCATTAA
- a CDS encoding 4Fe-4S dicluster domain-containing protein: MSVKITDICIACGACIDECPVQAIVDDDDNPNGENIYYVYPDKCVECVEHNEIPACANACPTDGCIVWSDLGSSNRSEIDLSLRDGTHPVVS, from the coding sequence ATGTCAGTAAAAATTACAGATATTTGTATTGCTTGCGGTGCTTGTATTGATGAATGTCCTGTTCAGGCGATTGTTGATGATGATGACAACCCGAACGGAGAAAATATTTATTACGTATATCCTGATAAATGTGTGGAATGTGTTGAACATAATGAAATCCCTGCTTGTGCGAATGCTTGCCCTACAGATGGATGCATTGTTTGGAGCGACTTAGGAAGTTCTAATCGAAGTGAGATTGATTTGAGTTTGAGGGATGGCACACATCCTGTTGTAAGCTAA
- a CDS encoding peroxiredoxin, with product MLVTKKAPDFKAAAVLGNNQIVENFELSKNLGKNGAILFFWPKDFTFVCPSEIIAFDHRVKDFQEKGFNVIGVSTDTEVVHFAWKNTPVNQGGIGNITFPMVADITKQISRDYDVLFEGSVALRGSFLIDKNQVIRHAVINDLPLGRNVDEMIRMVDALLFFEENGEVCPAGWRKGDKGMKATHEGVAEYLSQNASKL from the coding sequence ATGTTAGTAACAAAAAAAGCACCTGACTTCAAAGCAGCAGCAGTTTTAGGCAACAATCAAATCGTAGAAAATTTTGAGCTTTCAAAAAATCTAGGTAAAAACGGCGCAATATTGTTTTTTTGGCCCAAAGATTTTACATTTGTATGCCCCTCTGAAATCATCGCTTTTGATCACAGGGTAAAAGATTTTCAAGAAAAAGGTTTTAATGTAATCGGTGTATCCACAGACACTGAAGTTGTGCATTTTGCTTGGAAAAACACTCCTGTCAATCAAGGCGGTATCGGTAATATTACTTTCCCAATGGTTGCAGACATTACCAAACAAATTTCAAGAGACTATGACGTATTATTTGAGGGATCTGTAGCATTGAGAGGATCTTTTTTGATAGATAAAAACCAAGTTATCCGTCATGCTGTCATCAATGATCTTCCTTTGGGTAGAAATGTAGATGAAATGATCCGAATGGTAGATGCTCTTTTATTCTTTGAAGAGAATGGGGAAGTATGTCCTGCAGGTTGGAGAAAAGGTGACAAAGGTATGAAAGCCACTCACGAAGGTGTAGCTGAATACTTATCTCAAAACGCATCTAAACTCTAA
- a CDS encoding beta-ketoacyl-ACP synthase III — MKKYASLKSIASYVPSRCVKNSDFEEILDTSDEWIRKRTGIQTRYFASDDENSSDLGARAAKLALERSGLDVQDIDLVIVATLSPDYLGMPSSACLLSAKLGIRNKPAFDISAACSGFIYLLSLAKSFIESGAYENILIVGAEKVSSVLDFKDRSTCVLFGDGAGAAVIGTTSEKNKSILDVHISSDGTYYDYLLTPRSLKESKFLQEKFAPQYLQMKGNETFKLAVKTLTSDVKEIMKKNNIFSKDIDFFIPHQANLRIISAVGEQLKFSSEQVVVTVEKYGNTSAASIPMAMNDIYENGRLNGGDLMLLDAFGGGLTWGSALLYFGA; from the coding sequence ATGAAAAAATACGCATCTTTGAAATCGATTGCTTCTTATGTTCCTTCAAGATGTGTAAAAAATTCTGATTTTGAGGAAATTTTGGATACTAGTGATGAATGGATACGCAAGCGTACCGGTATTCAAACGCGTTATTTTGCTTCCGATGATGAAAATAGTAGTGATTTGGGGGCAAGGGCTGCAAAATTAGCTCTTGAACGTTCAGGATTAGACGTTCAGGACATTGATTTAGTGATTGTGGCTACTTTAAGTCCAGATTATTTGGGGATGCCTTCGAGTGCTTGTCTTTTGAGTGCAAAGTTAGGGATTAGGAATAAACCTGCTTTTGATATTAGCGCTGCTTGCTCGGGTTTTATCTATCTACTCTCTTTGGCAAAATCTTTTATAGAGTCAGGTGCTTATGAAAATATCTTGATTGTCGGGGCAGAAAAAGTCAGTAGTGTGCTTGATTTTAAAGATAGGAGTACTTGTGTACTTTTTGGAGATGGGGCTGGAGCAGCAGTTATTGGTACTACATCGGAGAAAAATAAATCTATTCTTGATGTTCATATTTCTTCAGATGGAACATATTATGATTATTTGCTGACACCTAGATCTTTGAAAGAAAGTAAGTTTTTACAGGAAAAATTTGCTCCTCAGTACCTTCAAATGAAGGGTAATGAAACATTCAAGCTTGCTGTTAAAACGCTCACAAGCGATGTTAAAGAAATTATGAAAAAGAATAATATTTTTTCTAAGGATATTGATTTTTTTATCCCTCATCAGGCAAATTTACGTATTATTTCTGCTGTTGGGGAGCAACTCAAATTTTCTTCGGAACAAGTCGTTGTAACGGTTGAAAAGTATGGCAACACTTCTGCAGCTAGTATTCCTATGGCAATGAATGATATTTATGAAAATGGGAGACTCAACGGAGGTGATTTGATGCTTTTAGATGCCTTTGGGGGAGGGCTAACGTGGGGGTCAGCATTGCTATATTTTGGAGCTTAG
- the grpE gene encoding nucleotide exchange factor GrpE: protein MENDQETGVQEELPTQDETQEKNQAQEDENFEKKYKELHENYIRVHADFENTKKRLERDKYQALEYAYEKIAKDLLPVIDTLEKALESAKNTQSNEAVVQGLELTIENLHKVLAKHGIECIDCVQEFDPNFHDAIMQVPSDEKNDGEIVQVLQKGYKYKERMLRPAMVSIAKNN, encoded by the coding sequence ATGGAAAACGATCAAGAAACGGGCGTTCAAGAAGAACTTCCAACCCAAGATGAAACTCAAGAAAAAAATCAAGCACAGGAGGATGAAAATTTTGAAAAGAAATATAAAGAGCTTCACGAAAATTATATTCGAGTTCATGCGGATTTTGAAAATACCAAAAAACGTCTTGAACGAGATAAATATCAAGCGCTAGAATACGCTTATGAAAAAATAGCTAAAGATTTGCTACCTGTGATCGACACGCTTGAAAAAGCATTGGAAAGTGCAAAAAATACGCAATCCAATGAAGCAGTCGTGCAAGGTTTGGAACTGACGATTGAAAACTTGCACAAAGTTTTAGCAAAACACGGTATTGAATGCATTGATTGCGTTCAAGAGTTTGATCCAAATTTTCACGACGCTATTATGCAAGTCCCTTCTGATGAAAAAAATGATGGGGAAATCGTGCAAGTTTTGCAAAAAGGCTATAAGTATAAAGAAAGAATGCTTAGACCAGCAATGGTAAGCATTGCAAAAAATAATTAA
- a CDS encoding class II aldolase and adducin N-terminal domain-containing protein has translation MNIHTKNIDPNLIDKISSVSLAMFRKSFFGVFHGSISARISQNRFLINKKDAIFDRIDNASLIMLYDKEDYRWQEASIDAYIHSNIYQNFTEARFVVYSMPPYSVAYSLKHDILFPKDYFGYRFLGKQVDIFDPKNYDDWYERADIDISRYFKQTKRNFIFIKGYGIYAYHRDLYSLAKTIALIENSCKVLHLADMFDCGYDNEVRFNI, from the coding sequence ATGAATATACATACCAAAAATATAGATCCAAATCTCATTGATAAGATTAGTAGCGTTTCTTTGGCGATGTTCAGAAAGAGTTTTTTTGGAGTTTTTCACGGCTCAATATCGGCTAGGATTTCTCAGAATCGCTTTTTGATCAATAAAAAAGATGCGATATTTGACAGGATTGACAATGCTTCTTTGATTATGCTTTATGACAAAGAGGATTATCGGTGGCAAGAGGCAAGTATTGATGCTTATATCCACTCCAATATTTATCAAAACTTTACAGAAGCTCGTTTTGTTGTGTATAGTATGCCACCTTATAGCGTTGCTTATTCTCTAAAGCACGATATCTTATTTCCCAAAGATTACTTTGGCTATCGTTTTTTGGGCAAACAGGTAGATATTTTTGACCCAAAAAATTATGATGATTGGTATGAGCGCGCCGATATTGATATTTCAAGATACTTCAAACAAACTAAAAGAAATTTTATTTTTATCAAAGGCTATGGAATTTATGCCTATCATAGAGATTTGTATTCATTGGCAAAAACGATTGCTTTGATTGAAAACAGCTGTAAAGTTTTGCATCTAGCTGATATGTTTGATTGCGGTTATGACAATGAAGTAAGATTTAATATTTAA